The genomic DNA ACATTAGCTTCTTTATCATATATCACAACTTTATCAAATGTAAAGATTATTTCCTCAAAACAACATTGCTCTTGCCCAAAAAATCTTTCAGTTCATTCAGACACTCTTCCGATGGATCGATTCTGTCCTCGTCAGACAGCAATATTGTTTTATCAGCCCGCTCGTAATAAAGGACAATTCTTGTTCTCCCTTTATATTTTCGAATGATCGATTTTAAAAATTGCAGTTGTTCCGGTGATTGCTTTTCTGTTTCGATTTTTAAATATAACTTAGGGCCTTCTGTTTTCAAGTGGTCTTCCATTTGTCGGATATCCTTTGCATTTTGAATAATGAATTGTTTATGTCTCTCACGTTCTTCAATCTTTCCTTCAAATAGTAGAATACTTCCTTGTTTTAGAATCCCGCTTAATTTTTTAAAAGGAGCCGGAAATACAACGGCCTCTATTTCTCCGCTTGGATCGCTTAAAGTCAAAAATGCCATCGCTTCCCCTTTTTTGGTCCTGATTTTCTTTAATTCTGTAATATAAGCGGCAATAATCGCAGACCGGCGGCTTTGAGCAAGTTCTGCCAGCTGTTGAACGGCTGCTCTTTTCAGTAAATCTTCATATGCGGAAACAGGGTGTTCTGATAAGTAAAAACCTAATACTTCTTTTTCAAATGCAAGTTTGTCTTCAATGTTGATCGGATCCACCTGCATATATTTTGGTTTAAGTAAAAACTCTTCCTCTGAAAATAAATCATACTGGTTCGTGTCATCAGGTTTTACAAGCTGGGCATGTTCCATTGCAATATCAATGGTGGCAAGCAAAACGGCCCGGTCTTGCCCAAACTCATCAAAACTTCCTGAATGAATAAGAGCTTCAAGAGTCTTTCGATTGACCGCCTTTGCAGATACTCGCAAACAAAAATCAAATAAATCATCAAACGGTTTTGTCCTTCGTGCCTGAAAAATCTCCTTTAATACCGCTATCCCCACACCTTTAATGCTTGAGAGGCTGTAGCGGATTGCCCCGTTTTCAACTTGAAACGAATAGCCGCTTTTGTTTATTGAAGGGGGGAGAATCTTCATACCCATTTGCTTTAGTTCGCGAACATATTGTGCGATTTTTGTTTCGTTTCCGGAAACAGATGTAAGAAGGGCCGCCATAAAATAAAGCGGATAATGTGCCTTTAAATAGGCAAGTTGATAGGCGATAAAGCTGTATGCCACTGCATGGCTGCGGTTAAATCCGTAATTGGCAAATTTAACAATCAAATCATAAATTTGATTGGCTGTTTGTTCGCTGTAGCCCTTATTCAGTGCCCCTTTCACGAAATGATGCCGTTCTTTATCTAGGACATCACGCTGTTTTTTCCCGACAGCGCGCCGAAGGAGATCCGCTTCCCCGAGAGAAAACCCTGCCATTTTTGAAGCAATTTGCATAATCTGCTCTTGATAGACAATAACACCATACGTATTTTTTAAGATTGGCTCAAGATCGGGATGCGGATAGTCTGTCTTTTCGCGCCCGTGCTTCCGATCGATATAAAGCGGGATATTTTCCATTGGGCCCGGGCGGTAAAGTGCATTAACCGCAACGATATCTTCAAACCTCGTTGGCATTAAACGAGTCAACACTTTTCGCATTCCTTCTGATTCAAGCTGAAAAATTCCTGTCGTATCTCCCTTGCTTAATAACTCAAAAGTTTTTGGATCATCTAGAGGAATATCGTGAATATTTATCTTTTTCCCTGTTTTTCTTTGAATGGATTGAATGATTGCTTCGATTAATGATAAGTTTCTTAAACCGAGAAAATCCATTTTTAATAATCCGATATCTTCAAGATGTTCCATTGAATACTGAGTTAAATAGACTTTATCATGGCCGCTCTGGATCGGGATGACATTAATAAGCGGCTCTTCGCTTATGACAACTCCGGCTGCATGTGTTGATGTATGTCTTGGCAAGCCCTCAAGCTTTAAGGCCGTTTCAAACAGCTTTCGGTTCAATTTCGATTCATTCACAAATGTTCGAAGCTGTTCTGATTCCTTGTAAGCTTCTTTCAAACTGACTCCAAGCCTTGATGGAATCATTTTCGAAAGCCTATCCAATTCTTTTGCATTAAGGCCAAATACCCTGCCAACGTCTCTGATCGCCGCTTTAGCCGCCAGCGTTCCAAACGTAATAATTTGCGCAACATGAAGCTCGCCGTATTTTTCCACAACATATTCGATTACTTCCTCGCGGCGGTTGTCAGGAAAATCGATATCGATATCAGGCATGGAAATCCGTTCGGGATTCAAAAACCGTTCAAAAAGCAGCTGATGCTCAATCGGATCAACATCTGTTATATAAAGAACATAGGCCACGATGGAGCCAGCTGCAGATCCCCTGCCAGGTCCCGTTAAAATCCCCCGGCCGCGTGCAAACTTCATAAAATCCCAAACGATCAGAAAATAATCACTGAACTTCATCCTCTTGATCACGCCTAGCTCATACATTAAACGTTCTTTATGCTCTTCTGCTCTATCCTTATATCTCTCATTCAATCCTTGCAAACAAAGTTTTTCGAGAAAACTGTCTGCGGTTTCGCCGTCAGGCACCGGATACTTTGGAAGAAATTGTTTATCCATTTCGAGAAGAACATTGCATTGTTCAGCAATATGAATCGTATTTTCCAGCGCATCGGGATATTCATAAAATAACTCTGTCATTTCCTCTGCTGTTTTGAAATAAAATTGATCGCTCCCAAGCCGTTCGCGGCCCTCATCCTGCAGTTTTTCACCATTTTTGATTGCCAGCATACATTCGTGGGCAAATGCATCTTTCTGTTCTAAGTAATGGACACGATTTGTTGCAACAATCCCGATTCCGGTTTCTTCCGCAAGCCTTGCCAATTCCGGAATCAATTGCTGCTCAACTTTTATTCCGTGGTTTTGCAAGCTAATATAGAAAGAATTTTCTTCAAATAGACCGGCAAGAGAAAGCGCTGCCTGCTTCGCTTTTTCCGGTTCATTATTTAGTAAATAATGCTCAATTTCTCCTTCAATTCCCGGCGTCAAGGCAAATAGTCCTTGAGCATAATGCCTGAGCCACTTAATCGGAATTCCTTGTGGAGATTTCGTTTGGACAACACTTGTGATTTTTAATAGATTTTGAAATCCTGTTTGATTTTTTGCCAATAACACAAGCGGAAAAGAACTTGATTCTGATAATTCGCTTAAGACATCTACTGTCAGCCCTAAAATAGGCTTAATCGAATGCTTTAAACACTCTTTATAAAAAGCAACAGCGGCATACATGACATTGCGATCAGTTAATGCCAATGCCGGAAACCGCTTGTTCTTTGCTTCGCTGACCAATTGTTCGATCGTAATTGTGCTGGTAAGAAGACTGTATGAACTATATACATGAAGGTGAATAAAAGACACGTTTTTCACACCCTTACTGCTTCTTCTATTCTCATTATAGAACTTCATTTTAAAAAAAGAAAATATGTTCTCATTCTTGCAAGTGGTCGATAAACCAATGAAATTACTGAATACAAAATGTAAGAAACATATTTATAAAAGTTTGTCCATATGATGAATAACAAGGACATTCCAAAAAAGAAACAGGGATGGATTTATCTATGAAACAAGAACCATTTTTTATTGGACTTATTGAATCTTATTTTATTGCTCTCGGAGTTTTGCTCGGAGGCGCGTTGATCGGAGGGATGGCTGCGTTTTTAACCGGGAAGCCCCCGCTAACAGAAATCTATCGTATTGCCACGTCTATTCGGATATGGGCGATTATTGCGGCTATTGGTGGAACGTTTGATACCGTGTACAGCTTTGAACGAGGTTTGCTTGATGGAGAAACAAAGGATATTTTTAAACAGTTCTTGTTGATTCTTTCCGCACTCGGAGGAGCAAAAACCGGTGCTTTGCTCATAAATTGGTTGACGCAGGAGTATACCTCTTCATGAGAATTCCTCCTTACTACCGGCAGACTGGCTGGCAAAGGTTCCTCGCAGGTATGGCAATCGGCGGATTTATAAGCTGGATTATTTTTTTATATATTTTTGGCTCATGGCAGGAGATTCAAAGCAAGGAAATACAGCGACAGAAAGATGAAATAGCGGATCTAAAGAAAGCAGTAAAGATCTGGCAGGGAGATTTTAATAAGTTGAATGAAAAAAATCAAGAACAGTTAACTGTTCAGAATATTAAAGTCAAAATCACAAATTTCGAAAAATATAAACTTGATCTGCTCAGTGTTTCAGAACTTGAAGAAATGATAAAAGAAGATATCGACATGGTGATGGCTAAAGATCTCGAATCCGTTTATAATAACAAGGACTTGATTAAAAAAGTCATTGAAAATAAAGTATTTGTATTAAACGATAAACGATTCAAACTGCAAGTAAAAGAAATGATCGTCTATACTACATTGCAAATCCAGTTGCAAATAATTATGGACGGCTGATTTAATACTATGGCTGACTCAAACAACCATGTCCTGCAAGACACAGAAATTGATAAGCCTTCCTAAAAAGATACCTTATAAAAAGCAAAGGGTCAGCCCCCTCCAATACAACATATAGACATTCTATATATTGTTATTGTTGAAGGGAGCCAGACCCTCGTTTACTGGTGCATACACGCCTGATCCATATCTCTTAACACTGATTCTTTCTCTTCCCATGAGTAAATGGAAGCACCGGCAGCAAGCGGATGTCCGCCTCCTTTATATTTTCTGGCAACACTGTTAATAATCGGGCCTTTTGAGCGCAGCCTAACGCGAATTTGATCCTCTTCTTCTATAAAAAAGGCCCAAGCCAAAATTCCCTCAATATTTCTAAGCGAACCAACTAATAAAGAAGCTTCAGCAGGTTTCACCTTGTATTCTTCAAGCAGCTCTTTTGTTAAAACCATTGATGCGACACCGCTCGGACGAATATCAAAGTTTTGTAAAATATAACCGTGTAATTTAACGACATTTGGCTTAAGTTCATACATCTTATCATACAATTCCGTTCGTGAAAATCCGTAACGAATCAGTTCGCCAGCATACCCAAACGTTTTTTCAGTCGTGCTCGGATAAAGAAACCTTCCCGTATCTCCGACAATTCCGGCATACAAAAGCCTTGCTGCTTCATCTGTCATTTTCAGACCTTTCTCTTTTCCAAATAAATAAAACTCATAAATCATTTCACTTACAGAACTTGCATCCGTATCTACCCACATTAAATCCCCGTAAGGGTCTTCATTTGGATGATGGTCAATTTTTATCAATTTATCACCAAGATGATAACGGCTATCACAAATCCTCTCTGTATTTGCTGTGTCGCAAATAATAACTAGCGCACCTTTATAAGTTTCATCTGATATCGTATCAAGCCTGCGCAGATAATGAAGGGTTGGCTCTTCCTTTCCAACTGCGTAAACTTGTTTCTCTGGATAAGACGCCTTCAGAATTTCTACCAATCCTCCCTGGGAACCGTAGGCATCTGGATCAGGCCGTACATGCCGATGGACAATAATTGTATCATATTGCTCAATAGCTTCTAAAATTTTCTCTTTCATACTTTTGCTCCTTAATATATTAATAATCAATTATTCACACACTTTAAGAAATGAACGTGATGCGGACAGACCCTCAAATTTAATGCGATAATATATTTAAAAGCTGTCCCGCGTAAAAAGAGTCGCTACTTGTGTAGCTTTTCCCGTCCATAATCGTTAAAATAATAGAAGATTGTCGAAAATGGAGGAATTGAAATCATGCCTGTATTAGCCATTTTAATTGTAATGTCACTTTCTTTCTATGTATTTTATAAAATTAAATACATCAGGTCCACCCGGCCTGCAGAAAGGCAATGGATCTCAGCCAAATCGAGAATTGCCCTCGGTTTATTTGTTGGGTTGTTTGGCTTAAATCAACTGTTTCTTTATCACACAACAGTCACCTATATTGTCGCAGCTCTGTTTATCATTGTCGGAGGATTCAGTGTCTGGGGCGGCATAAAAGCTTATAAATTTTATCTTCCGTACGCTGTCAAAGAAGCTGAGGAGCTTTCAAACAATTAGGTTTGAAAAAGCCGTTTTAACTAAACGGCTTTTTTATAGACTGGATTATCGCCGAAATCCCCTCGAGGGCCGCTTCGGTCATGCCAATGAAGTCAAAAAGCGACTTCACCGGCATGACCTCCAGCGCTTGTCGGGGATAACCAGTCGGCTCCGCTTTTCTAGCTCCGATCAATAAGCTGGCACATCATCATAGCCTTTCCGACTAGTACCCCTTCGTTAAAGACCTCAACATCAACTTTCCCGAATTTCCGCCCTACTTCGAGAACTCTCGGATAAACCTCTAACTTGCTGTCGATTTGCACAGGTTTAATAAAATAGGTCGTCATGTTCTCGACAACGAGATCGCCTTTTTTATAGCTTCTAAGAACTCGATTAGCCGCTTCCGTCACAATTGTGGTGAATACTCCGTATGAAAGAGAACCAAGATGGTTCGTCATTTGCGGTGTTACTTCACAACGGAAAACATTTTCGCCTTTTGTTTTATCCTGGACTACAGTTAATTGACTAGTCACAATATCATCGAGCGTTTCCCCTACTTGTGGCTGTCGTTGTATCATTTGCAATGCTTTTAGAACATCCTGCCTGCTGATAATCCCTTCAAGCTTATTGCTGTCATCTACAACTGGCAATACTTCAATTCCTTCCCAAACCATGATATGTGATGAAGAAGCAACACTCGTTTTTCCGCTAACTGTTATCGGATTTTTTGTCATGATTTTCTCAATCGGCGTTTCCGGTGGATGACCGATAATATCCTTTGATGTCACCATTCCTTGTACCTTCATATTGTGATCAACGACAGGAAACCGGCTGTGCATGGTTTCGTTGTTATATTTATACCAATCGGAAACATGATCATTTATTGTTAAATATATTGTCTCTGAAAGAGGTGTAAGAATATCTTCTACGAGGACAATTTCTTTTTTTATCAGTTGGTCATAAATAGCGCGGTTAATCATTGTTGCAACGGTAAATGTATCATAGCTCGTTGAAATAATCGGAAGCTGAAGCTCATCTGCCAGTTTTTTTACGTCCTCTTCCGTATCAAACCCGCCTGTTATAAGGACGGCAGCTCCAGCTTTAAGGGCAAGCTCATGGGCTTTTGTCCTGTTTCCTACAATTAGCAGGTTTCCTGCCCCGGTATATCTCATCATTGCTTCGAGCTTCATCGCACCGATAACAAATTTATTAAGGGTTTTATGCAAACCAGCCTTGCCGCCCAAAACCTGGCCATCAACAATGTTTACAACTTCCGCAAAAGTCAGTTTTTCTATATTTTCTTTTTTCTTTCGTTCGATGCGAATTGTTCCGACCCGTTCAATCGTGCTGACGTACCCTTTGATTTCTGCGTCTTTAATTGCTCTGTACGCCGTTCCTTCACTTACGTTGAGCGCCTTGGCGATCTGGCGGACAGATATTTTTTCCCCTACCGGAAGTTCATCAATATATCGCAAGATTTGTTCATGCTTCGTTGCCAAGACCTTCACCCTTTATATAAAATTTCCACATATCTATAAGTTAATTATAAGGTGAATGTCTATTTGAATTCAATTCGATATCGAAATCATGAAAAAAATCATTCGTTCTAGTCTTGATAAGAACGGGCTTTCGTTCCTGCAGGTTGACCATGTAACATCCGATTATCAGTCTTGGCTGTTTTAGGAAAATAAAATAATGCTGTCAAATTTCCTGAAATGACTATGAAAGCAAAAGCCAGCCAAACCCGGGCAAAAATTCCCTCAATCCCTTCAGCAAAAATAGATAATTTCGGAAAAGCATAATAAAGCAGGAGTGCGCAAATTAACAAACAAAGCAAATACCGATTCTTTTTCATCCTTTTCCCTCCTCAAACTGCTTGTTTTAATTTTATGCATAGGAAAAGGAAAAAAGTAGTTACATTGTCCGCTTCATTAAGAGCCACAACGTAAAAAGCGCGCAGTCTACATTCGCTGCACGCTTTTTACTTGATTAGAGTTCAATTGCTTCCCCTGCGCGAAGGACTTTCCCGCTTACACCTTCTAGCATATCAATAAATTTTTGCGGATCCTGCTTTATCGGTGGAAACGTATTATAGTGGATCGGAACCACTATTTTTGGATTGAGCAATTTTGCTGCATACGCCGCATCCTCAGGCCCCATAGTAAAATTGTCGCCGATTGGCAAAAATGCGAGATCAATCGGATGACGCTCGCCAATCAGCTTCATATCTGAAAACAAGGCCGTATCTCCTGCATGGTATATCGTTTTGCCTTCAGCCATAACAAGAACCCCGGCAGGCATTCCACCATAAATAATTTCGTTCTTTTCCGTAATGATCCCGGTGCCATGAAAAGCCGGTGTTAATTTAACTTTTCCAAAATCAAATTCATATGCTCCCCCAATATGCATTCCATGAGTATTGAGTCCTTGCCAGCTTAAATATGTAGCTAATTCAAAATTTGCAATGACAAGAGAGTTATTTTTCTTTGCAACTTCAATTGCATCTCCAACATGATCGCCATGGGCATGGGTGATAATAATCACATCGGGCTTGACATCATCTAACTTTAAATCAGTTAAACCATTTCCAGAAATAAAAGGGTCAATGAAAATTGTTTTTCCGTTCGTTTCAATTTTTACAACAGAATGACCGTGGTAAGAGACCTTCATTTTATACCATCTCCTTTCAAAGTTGCATTTAAATTATACTACAATAGAAATGCAATTCCTTCTTTTCATTTCTCTCTATACCCTAAATGGCACTAAATTAAAAGTTTACTTTTATGCTGATTGTTTGCTAATCTCTAATCATGAACGTTTATAGGAGGAAAAATGAATGAATCACCGACTTGAAAAGTTATCACAATGGATGAAAGAAACCGGTACAGATGTATGCTTTTTAACGTCGCCGGAGAATGTGTTTTATTTGAGCGGGTTTTTAAGCGAACCGCACGAACGGCTTCTTGGCCTGGCTGTTTTTCAAGAAGATGAACCGTTTTTAATCTGTCCGGGAATGGAGAAAAATGACGCAAAACGTTCCGGTTGGAATTATGAAATAATCGGGTACAGTGATATCGACAACCCATGGGAACTTGTACATAAAGCCATACAAAATCGCCTTACAAAAGCAAATACAATTGCGATCGAAAAAGAGCATATGAATGTTGAGAGGTTTGAACAAGTTACATCGCTTTTCCCGGGAGCAAGCATTGTTTCAGCAGAAGAAAAGCTGCGCAAACTCCGAATGGTAAAAGATGAAAAGGAATTAAGCGCCATTCGCGAAGCATGCGCATTAGCCGATTTTGCCATTGAAACCGGAGTTGCAGAATTAAAAGAAGGAAAAACTGAGCTGGATGTACTTGCTGCCATCGAATATGCGCTAAAGAAAAAAGGCGTAACCGAGATGTCATTTTCAACAATGGTATTAACAGGGGTGAACGCTGCTTCACCGCACGGAACCCCCGGACTAAAAAAAATTCAAAAAGGTGATCTTGTCCTCTTTGACCTTGGTGTTATCGTTGACGGATATTGTTCGGATATTACGCGAACAGTAGCTTATGGCGACATCAATGAAAAACAGGCTGCAATTTACGAAACGGTTTTTAAAGCACAAAAAGCTGCGCTGGAAGCAATCAAACCAGGGGTTTTATGCTCAGAAGTTGATCTCGCAGCACGCCGAACTATTTCGGAAGCCGGCTATGGGGAATTCTTCCCGCATCGACTTGGCCACGGGCTGGGGATCAGCGTTCATGAATATCCTTCTTTAACTGAAACAAACAATCTTGCTCTTGAAGAGGGAATGGTTTTTACAGTCGAACCAGGCATTTACGTTCCAGAAGTTGCTGGAGTGAGAATCGAAGATGATGTTGCAGTGACTTCAAACGGAATCGAGATATTAACGAAATACCCGAAAGAGCTTCAAATTATAAAGTAAAACGTACGGTACGACTTAGAATCGCGCTAAAACTAATTGTACCACAAGAAGAGGCTGTCTCATAAGGGTCATACCCTTATGAGACAGCCTCTTTGTTCTTTACATTTGTTCAAGAAGTGTTTTTGTATCAGCATATTCAAGATTATGCGCTTCTGCAACTGCCTTGTACGTAACATTACCATTAAGAGTGTTAATCCCTTTCAAAAGGGCTTCATTATCAAGGCATGCTTGCTTATAGCCTTTATTAGCAATTTGAATGGCATATGGAACGGTAACATTCGTTAAAGCGATTGTAGACGTACGCGGAACGGCACCAGGTATATTAGCAACTGCATAGTGGACTACTCCATGCTTTACATAAGTAGGGTTGTCATGAGTTGTAATCCGGTCAGTCGTCGCGAAAATTCCGCCCTGATCGACCGCAATATCGACAACAACAGATCCTGGTGTCATTGATTTGATCATATCCTCTGTAACAAGTTTAGGAGCTTTTGCACCAGGAATTAGTACAGCGCCAATGACAAGGTCCGATTCCTTAACCGCTTCTGCTATGTTATAAGGATTTGACATAAGCGTCGTAACATCTGATCCAAAAATATCGTCAAGCTGGCGAAGCCGATCGGGATTTAAATCAATGATCGTTACTTTTGCACCAAGCCCGATCGCCACTTTAGCAGCATTAGTTCCGGCCATACCGCCGCCGATAATAGTTACTTTTGCTCTCTGCACACCTGGGACGCCGGATAACAAAATTCCTTTTCCGCCATTAACTTTTTCAAGGAATTGCGCGCCGATTTGCGGGGCCATCCGTCCGGCTACTTCACTCATTGGTGTCAATAAAGGAAGAGCACCGTTTGGCAATTGTACAGTTTCATAAGCAATGCCAACTACTTTCTTTTCAATCAAGGCTTTTGTTAATTCCGGTTCAGGAGCTAAATGTAAGTATGTAAATAAAATTAAACCTTCACGGAAATAGCGGTATTCGCTCAGAAGAGGTTCTTTCACTTTCATAATCATATCCATCGACCATGCTTCTTCTGCCGTATCTACAATTTTTGCCCCGGCTGAAACATAATCTTCATCTGTAAATCCAGAACCAAGTCCGGCTCCTTTTTCAATATAAACTTCATGTCCGAAATGAACAAGGTTAACAACACCTGCAGGAGTCATTGCCACACGGTTTTCATTATTCTTTAATTCTGCAGGTACTCCAATTCGCATATTTAAAACCTCCCTTAATAAATAAAGCCGAAGCCGATTGTAAAATAACACCTTTCTTGCGAAAGAAAAAGAAATATTTCTATACTCTTTCATAAATGAAAGCACTTACATTTTACCAAAAATAATTCAAATCTCCAACAACTTAAATAATAAATCGAAATCTATAAATATGTTTTTTCATTAAATATTATGCCCCTTAAATATATCTTTACAAAATTATTGTTCGTTTTTTTGTTACAGATATTCACAAAAAGGGAACTGTATAATATTAACAAAGAAAGAGATATTCTCAGAGCATATCACCCGTTATGCTCCATGTGATGTCCTCGTTATCCGTACCGAAAAAGATAACCTAATTTAAACAATATAAAGCACGCATTCCATTAATGGTTTGCGTGCTTTCAGTTTCAAGAAATTATTTGCATTGACGATGGACTTATAGAATTCGGCAAAATCTATTACTTATTAGAGTAATGTGTATGAGAGTTTTATATCCAGAAAGTCGGATATTCTCTATTTTTGCGTAAATTATTGATTAATACCGCTATTAAAACAATGACTATTGAGCCAATTAATACTGGAGTAATTAGGTAATTCCATTTGTAAGCTCCAAGTATCACAACAATTGGATCTGCCCCAGCAGGC from Bacillus methanolicus MGA3 includes the following:
- the ytrI gene encoding sporulation membrane protein YtrI translates to MRIPPYYRQTGWQRFLAGMAIGGFISWIIFLYIFGSWQEIQSKEIQRQKDEIADLKKAVKIWQGDFNKLNEKNQEQLTVQNIKVKITNFEKYKLDLLSVSELEEMIKEDIDMVMAKDLESVYNNKDLIKKVIENKVFVLNDKRFKLQVKEMIVYTTLQIQLQIIMDG
- a CDS encoding metal-dependent hydrolase, which translates into the protein MKVSYHGHSVVKIETNGKTIFIDPFISGNGLTDLKLDDVKPDVIIITHAHGDHVGDAIEVAKKNNSLVIANFELATYLSWQGLNTHGMHIGGAYEFDFGKVKLTPAFHGTGIITEKNEIIYGGMPAGVLVMAEGKTIYHAGDTALFSDMKLIGERHPIDLAFLPIGDNFTMGPEDAAYAAKLLNPKIVVPIHYNTFPPIKQDPQKFIDMLEGVSGKVLRAGEAIEL
- a CDS encoding YtrH family sporulation protein — encoded protein: MKQEPFFIGLIESYFIALGVLLGGALIGGMAAFLTGKPPLTEIYRIATSIRIWAIIAAIGGTFDTVYSFERGLLDGETKDIFKQFLLILSALGGAKTGALLINWLTQEYTSS
- a CDS encoding M24 family metallopeptidase, translating into MNHRLEKLSQWMKETGTDVCFLTSPENVFYLSGFLSEPHERLLGLAVFQEDEPFLICPGMEKNDAKRSGWNYEIIGYSDIDNPWELVHKAIQNRLTKANTIAIEKEHMNVERFEQVTSLFPGASIVSAEEKLRKLRMVKDEKELSAIREACALADFAIETGVAELKEGKTELDVLAAIEYALKKKGVTEMSFSTMVLTGVNAASPHGTPGLKKIQKGDLVLFDLGVIVDGYCSDITRTVAYGDINEKQAAIYETVFKAQKAALEAIKPGVLCSEVDLAARRTISEAGYGEFFPHRLGHGLGISVHEYPSLTETNNLALEEGMVFTVEPGIYVPEVAGVRIEDDVAVTSNGIEILTKYPKELQIIK
- a CDS encoding YtpI family protein; translation: MPVLAILIVMSLSFYVFYKIKYIRSTRPAERQWISAKSRIALGLFVGLFGLNQLFLYHTTVTYIVAALFIIVGGFSVWGGIKAYKFYLPYAVKEAEELSNN
- a CDS encoding CBS domain-containing protein; translated protein: MATKHEQILRYIDELPVGEKISVRQIAKALNVSEGTAYRAIKDAEIKGYVSTIERVGTIRIERKKKENIEKLTFAEVVNIVDGQVLGGKAGLHKTLNKFVIGAMKLEAMMRYTGAGNLLIVGNRTKAHELALKAGAAVLITGGFDTEEDVKKLADELQLPIISTSYDTFTVATMINRAIYDQLIKKEIVLVEDILTPLSETIYLTINDHVSDWYKYNNETMHSRFPVVDHNMKVQGMVTSKDIIGHPPETPIEKIMTKNPITVSGKTSVASSSHIMVWEGIEVLPVVDDSNKLEGIISRQDVLKALQMIQRQPQVGETLDDIVTSQLTVVQDKTKGENVFRCEVTPQMTNHLGSLSYGVFTTIVTEAANRVLRSYKKGDLVVENMTTYFIKPVQIDSKLEVYPRVLEVGRKFGKVDVEVFNEGVLVGKAMMMCQLIDRS
- the ald gene encoding alanine dehydrogenase — its product is MRIGVPAELKNNENRVAMTPAGVVNLVHFGHEVYIEKGAGLGSGFTDEDYVSAGAKIVDTAEEAWSMDMIMKVKEPLLSEYRYFREGLILFTYLHLAPEPELTKALIEKKVVGIAYETVQLPNGALPLLTPMSEVAGRMAPQIGAQFLEKVNGGKGILLSGVPGVQRAKVTIIGGGMAGTNAAKVAIGLGAKVTIIDLNPDRLRQLDDIFGSDVTTLMSNPYNIAEAVKESDLVIGAVLIPGAKAPKLVTEDMIKSMTPGSVVVDIAVDQGGIFATTDRITTHDNPTYVKHGVVHYAVANIPGAVPRTSTIALTNVTVPYAIQIANKGYKQACLDNEALLKGINTLNGNVTYKAVAEAHNLEYADTKTLLEQM
- a CDS encoding DHH family phosphoesterase; protein product: MKEKILEAIEQYDTIIVHRHVRPDPDAYGSQGGLVEILKASYPEKQVYAVGKEEPTLHYLRRLDTISDETYKGALVIICDTANTERICDSRYHLGDKLIKIDHHPNEDPYGDLMWVDTDASSVSEMIYEFYLFGKEKGLKMTDEAARLLYAGIVGDTGRFLYPSTTEKTFGYAGELIRYGFSRTELYDKMYELKPNVVKLHGYILQNFDIRPSGVASMVLTKELLEEYKVKPAEASLLVGSLRNIEGILAWAFFIEEEDQIRVRLRSKGPIINSVARKYKGGGHPLAAGASIYSWEEKESVLRDMDQACMHQ
- the dnaE gene encoding DNA polymerase III subunit alpha — protein: MSFIHLHVYSSYSLLTSTITIEQLVSEAKNKRFPALALTDRNVMYAAVAFYKECLKHSIKPILGLTVDVLSELSESSSFPLVLLAKNQTGFQNLLKITSVVQTKSPQGIPIKWLRHYAQGLFALTPGIEGEIEHYLLNNEPEKAKQAALSLAGLFEENSFYISLQNHGIKVEQQLIPELARLAEETGIGIVATNRVHYLEQKDAFAHECMLAIKNGEKLQDEGRERLGSDQFYFKTAEEMTELFYEYPDALENTIHIAEQCNVLLEMDKQFLPKYPVPDGETADSFLEKLCLQGLNERYKDRAEEHKERLMYELGVIKRMKFSDYFLIVWDFMKFARGRGILTGPGRGSAAGSIVAYVLYITDVDPIEHQLLFERFLNPERISMPDIDIDFPDNRREEVIEYVVEKYGELHVAQIITFGTLAAKAAIRDVGRVFGLNAKELDRLSKMIPSRLGVSLKEAYKESEQLRTFVNESKLNRKLFETALKLEGLPRHTSTHAAGVVISEEPLINVIPIQSGHDKVYLTQYSMEHLEDIGLLKMDFLGLRNLSLIEAIIQSIQRKTGKKINIHDIPLDDPKTFELLSKGDTTGIFQLESEGMRKVLTRLMPTRFEDIVAVNALYRPGPMENIPLYIDRKHGREKTDYPHPDLEPILKNTYGVIVYQEQIMQIASKMAGFSLGEADLLRRAVGKKQRDVLDKERHHFVKGALNKGYSEQTANQIYDLIVKFANYGFNRSHAVAYSFIAYQLAYLKAHYPLYFMAALLTSVSGNETKIAQYVRELKQMGMKILPPSINKSGYSFQVENGAIRYSLSSIKGVGIAVLKEIFQARRTKPFDDLFDFCLRVSAKAVNRKTLEALIHSGSFDEFGQDRAVLLATIDIAMEHAQLVKPDDTNQYDLFSEEEFLLKPKYMQVDPINIEDKLAFEKEVLGFYLSEHPVSAYEDLLKRAAVQQLAELAQSRRSAIIAAYITELKKIRTKKGEAMAFLTLSDPSGEIEAVVFPAPFKKLSGILKQGSILLFEGKIEERERHKQFIIQNAKDIRQMEDHLKTEGPKLYLKIETEKQSPEQLQFLKSIIRKYKGRTRIVLYYERADKTILLSDEDRIDPSEECLNELKDFLGKSNVVLRK